One segment of Natronosalvus halobius DNA contains the following:
- a CDS encoding nuclear transport factor 2 family protein: MPPLDDTPNGIDPEALVRRYYDRVDADDVEGLLELFSETITYERPGQDPIEGRADLRAFYERDRPLKDGEHSLDAVIVDAGDTGETDVDAAIGDGDRVAVRGRFSGVQDGDPVSFGFADFHEMNTEGVIETRWTYTDRDTV, from the coding sequence ATGCCTCCGCTGGATGACACGCCTAACGGAATTGACCCCGAGGCACTCGTGCGGCGCTACTACGACCGCGTCGACGCCGACGACGTCGAGGGGCTGCTCGAACTCTTCTCGGAGACGATTACCTACGAACGTCCTGGACAGGATCCGATCGAGGGTCGAGCGGACCTTCGGGCGTTCTACGAGCGCGACCGCCCGCTCAAGGACGGCGAGCATAGCCTCGACGCCGTGATCGTCGACGCTGGCGATACTGGAGAAACCGACGTCGATGCTGCAATCGGCGACGGCGACCGGGTAGCCGTTCGTGGCCGGTTCTCGGGCGTCCAGGACGGCGATCCCGTTTCGTTCGGCTTCGCCGATTTCCACGAGATGAACACGGAGGGCGTAATCGAGACCCGCTGGACGTACACGGATCGCGACACGGTCTAG
- a CDS encoding pyridoxal phosphate-dependent aminotransferase, whose translation MEYETPLFFHVMSYAAEADRDVVDMVSGNPDWEPPQALRDGLHEYADLESEYFQYPPSEGLRSLREEIATRRGVDIEQVVVTNGAGEANYLAMARALERDAGSEVILTDPVYSYYPGKTTMLGGEPTYVEAAEDGQLDPEAAREAASEETAAIVVNTPNNPTGAVYPESTVRELVAIAEENDAILVADEVYDHYDLSGTFSSALEVDSDHRIVTNAFSKSLAITGFRVGYAIFPPHLVEDAKSRHMLVNVAGSAPAQYAVLQALRETGPEYYEANRELLRERVDTFTAALEAAGAEYTRPDGAFYVLARFEGYPGTLENVERLIDEAGVAGMPGEAFGTAREDWLRFALVTPRLQEAADRLAEYFG comes from the coding sequence ATGGAGTACGAAACGCCTCTCTTCTTTCACGTCATGAGTTACGCCGCCGAGGCCGACCGGGACGTCGTCGACATGGTTAGCGGCAACCCCGACTGGGAGCCGCCTCAGGCACTCAGGGACGGCCTTCACGAGTACGCCGACCTCGAGAGCGAGTACTTCCAGTACCCGCCCAGCGAAGGGCTTCGAAGCCTCCGCGAGGAGATCGCGACCCGCCGCGGCGTCGACATCGAGCAGGTCGTCGTCACGAACGGAGCCGGCGAGGCGAACTACCTGGCGATGGCCCGGGCGCTCGAGCGTGACGCGGGCTCCGAGGTGATCCTGACCGATCCCGTCTACTCGTACTACCCGGGCAAGACGACGATGCTCGGCGGCGAGCCGACGTACGTCGAGGCGGCCGAAGACGGCCAGCTCGATCCCGAGGCGGCCCGCGAAGCGGCGAGCGAGGAGACGGCCGCCATCGTCGTCAACACCCCGAACAACCCCACCGGCGCGGTCTACCCCGAGTCGACGGTTCGCGAACTCGTCGCCATCGCCGAGGAGAACGACGCGATCCTCGTCGCCGACGAGGTGTACGATCACTACGACCTCTCCGGAACGTTCTCGAGCGCGCTCGAGGTCGACTCCGACCACCGGATCGTCACCAACGCGTTCTCGAAGTCGCTGGCGATCACGGGCTTTCGCGTCGGCTACGCGATCTTCCCGCCCCATCTCGTCGAGGACGCCAAGAGTCGACACATGCTGGTGAACGTCGCCGGGAGCGCCCCGGCCCAGTACGCTGTCCTCCAGGCGCTCCGGGAGACCGGTCCGGAGTACTACGAGGCCAATCGCGAACTGCTCCGCGAGCGCGTTGACACCTTCACCGCTGCGCTCGAGGCGGCCGGCGCCGAGTACACCCGCCCGGACGGCGCGTTCTACGTGCTGGCCAGGTTCGAGGGATATCCGGGCACGCTCGAGAACGTCGAGCGCCTGATCGACGAGGCCGGCGTCGCCGGGATGCCCGGCGAGGCCTTCGGCACCGCCCGCGAGGACTGGCTCCGATTCGCGCTCGTGACGCCACGCCTCCAGGAGGCGGCCGATCGGTTGGCCGAGTACTTCGGTTGA
- a CDS encoding ArsA family ATPase: MSGLDVDPVDETDATNEDNTIEVTPTESVDDGADEDVDADADTDRQTIDVEPSDEPVDGPAYVLYGGKGGVGKTTMAAATALDSAKRGTATLVVSTDPAHSLSDTFETEIGTRPERLREDIPLFAAEIDPDAALEEGQAAFMAEGGPDALGGLGQFMGEDTPMDMLFGGTMPGADEAAAMQTLLEYLDDDRFDRVVVDTAPTGHTLRLLQLPEIMDTMMGRIISFRQRVGSMVDGIKGMFGDAGEADENDLQDLEILRERIERLRAVLQDPERTDFRIVMVPEEMSVLESKRLRAQLNEFDIPVGTVVVNRVMEPLAEVTDDVEGEFLQPDLDSCAFCQRRWDVQQNALMEAQDLFRVTDVRRVPLFAEEVKGESMLEVVAACLR; the protein is encoded by the coding sequence ATGAGCGGACTCGATGTCGATCCCGTCGACGAGACCGACGCGACGAACGAGGACAACACGATCGAAGTGACGCCGACGGAATCAGTCGACGACGGGGCCGACGAAGATGTGGACGCGGACGCGGACACAGACCGACAGACCATCGACGTCGAGCCATCCGACGAACCCGTCGACGGCCCCGCCTACGTCCTCTACGGCGGGAAAGGCGGCGTTGGCAAGACGACCATGGCCGCCGCGACGGCACTCGACAGCGCGAAACGTGGAACCGCGACGCTCGTCGTCTCGACCGACCCGGCTCACTCCCTCTCGGACACCTTCGAGACCGAGATCGGGACCCGGCCCGAGCGCCTTCGGGAGGACATTCCGCTGTTCGCTGCCGAGATCGACCCCGATGCGGCCTTAGAGGAGGGGCAGGCCGCATTTATGGCCGAGGGCGGCCCCGACGCCCTGGGCGGCCTCGGCCAGTTCATGGGTGAGGACACGCCGATGGACATGCTCTTCGGAGGAACGATGCCGGGCGCCGACGAGGCCGCTGCGATGCAGACCCTCCTCGAGTACCTCGACGACGACCGGTTCGACCGCGTAGTGGTCGACACCGCGCCCACGGGCCACACCCTCCGGTTGCTCCAGTTGCCGGAGATCATGGACACCATGATGGGCCGGATCATCAGCTTTCGCCAGCGCGTCGGGAGCATGGTCGACGGGATCAAGGGAATGTTCGGCGATGCCGGCGAGGCAGACGAAAACGACCTCCAGGACCTCGAGATCCTCCGGGAGCGCATCGAACGCCTTCGTGCCGTGTTGCAGGACCCCGAGCGAACCGACTTCCGGATCGTCATGGTCCCCGAGGAGATGAGCGTCCTGGAGTCGAAGCGACTGCGCGCCCAGTTGAACGAGTTCGACATTCCGGTCGGCACCGTCGTCGTCAATCGGGTGATGGAGCCGCTGGCTGAGGTCACCGACGACGTCGAGGGCGAGTTTCTGCAGCCAGATCTCGACTCCTGTGCGTTCTGCCAGCGCCGCTGGGACGTCCAGCAGAACGCACTGATGGAGGCCCAGGACCTCTTTCGCGTGACCGACGTGCGGCGAGTGCCGCTGTTCGCCGAGGAGGTCAAGGGCGAGTCGATGCTCGAGGTCGTGGCGGCCTGTTTGCGGTGA
- a CDS encoding heme o synthase, with protein sequence MSSPPFPRPIETRSRFAGLLAATAVGVYLLVIVGATTSLTNAVTACTSWPVCAPPTNPLSQTELAIAWGHRIAAVLVGLLLIGTTLVAAIGDATQRVRYALYAAVALYPVQVAVGAATATMGPQALIPGLHLTIGVTIFAFVVLALAWDLEVTTGSSDDRMEPPEPIDTGDAPPRQLPDGGLARVRLTAYAYFKMMKPRLMWLLCLVAAAGMALAAGPDLEASTIVATLGGGVLAIGASGTFNHVLERDVDQQMSRTADRPLATDLIPVRNALLFGLFLTAASMTVFLSINVLAAALGLVAILFYSVVYTLLLKPNTVQNTVIGGFAGALPALIGWAAVTNEIGVPALALAGLIFLWTPAHFYNLALAYQDDYARGGFPMMPVVRGETVTRKHILYYIGATLVGAVALVWLTDLGALYSVTVVCFGGLFLWFAVDLHFEQTERAAFRAFHASNAFLGAVLVAILVDALVAVGA encoded by the coding sequence GTGTCATCGCCGCCGTTCCCTCGTCCGATCGAGACGCGCTCGCGGTTCGCCGGATTGCTGGCAGCGACCGCCGTCGGCGTCTACCTCCTGGTGATCGTCGGCGCGACCACGTCGCTGACGAACGCCGTCACCGCGTGCACATCCTGGCCGGTGTGTGCCCCACCCACCAACCCACTGAGCCAGACCGAACTCGCGATCGCGTGGGGCCACCGCATCGCCGCCGTCCTCGTCGGCCTCCTGCTGATCGGCACGACCCTCGTGGCCGCAATCGGCGACGCCACCCAGCGCGTCCGTTACGCCCTGTACGCCGCCGTCGCCCTGTACCCGGTCCAGGTCGCCGTCGGTGCCGCCACAGCGACGATGGGACCACAGGCGCTGATCCCTGGACTGCACCTCACCATCGGCGTCACCATCTTCGCGTTCGTCGTCCTCGCGCTCGCGTGGGACCTCGAGGTCACCACCGGCTCGAGCGACGACCGAATGGAGCCGCCGGAACCGATCGACACCGGCGACGCCCCGCCCCGACAGCTTCCCGACGGCGGGCTCGCCAGAGTCCGGCTCACCGCCTACGCCTACTTCAAGATGATGAAGCCGCGGCTCATGTGGCTGCTGTGCCTGGTCGCCGCCGCTGGTATGGCGCTGGCCGCTGGCCCGGACCTCGAGGCCTCGACCATCGTCGCGACCCTCGGCGGCGGCGTCCTCGCCATCGGCGCCTCGGGAACGTTCAACCACGTCCTCGAGCGCGACGTCGACCAGCAGATGTCCAGGACGGCCGACCGGCCGCTGGCGACCGACCTGATTCCGGTTCGGAACGCCCTGCTGTTCGGATTGTTCCTCACGGCTGCGTCGATGACGGTCTTCCTGTCGATCAACGTGCTGGCGGCCGCCCTCGGTCTCGTGGCCATCCTGTTCTACAGCGTCGTCTACACGCTGTTGCTCAAGCCGAATACCGTTCAGAACACGGTCATCGGCGGGTTCGCCGGCGCGCTTCCGGCGCTCATCGGCTGGGCCGCCGTCACCAACGAGATCGGCGTCCCCGCCCTGGCACTGGCGGGCCTGATCTTCCTCTGGACGCCCGCGCACTTCTACAACCTCGCGCTGGCCTACCAGGACGACTACGCCCGCGGCGGGTTCCCGATGATGCCCGTCGTTCGAGGCGAAACCGTCACACGAAAGCACATCCTCTACTACATCGGGGCGACGCTCGTCGGCGCGGTTGCACTCGTCTGGCTCACGGATCTCGGCGCACTCTACTCCGTCACCGTCGTGTGCTTCGGCGGTCTCTTCCTCTGGTTCGCCGTCGACCTCCACTTCGAGCAGACCGAACGGGCCGCGTTCCGCGCGTTCCACGCCTCGAACGCGTTCCTCGGGGCTGTCCTCGTGGCGATCCTGGTCGACGCGCTCGTCGCTGTCGGCGCGTGA
- a CDS encoding SPW repeat protein gives MSDSSHGSTDAGTDDRTTRTATRGNASGQKWLSGLVSLIGIWIAVSPFVYGTAETATWNNVLVGASIFLLAGYNYYRIQTAHPSSTPAMSLVAILGLWVLLSPFVLAYGTDTGGASWSTIVSGALTALLAGYVAYAGGRTPTGAGADAADGAR, from the coding sequence ATGAGCGACTCATCACACGGTTCGACAGACGCGGGAACCGACGACCGAACGACCCGAACGGCGACGCGGGGGAATGCGAGTGGCCAGAAGTGGCTCAGCGGACTCGTCTCGTTGATCGGGATCTGGATCGCGGTCTCGCCGTTCGTTTACGGGACGGCGGAGACGGCCACCTGGAACAACGTGCTCGTGGGCGCGTCGATCTTCCTGCTCGCCGGCTACAACTACTACCGGATCCAGACGGCTCACCCCTCCAGTACGCCCGCGATGTCACTCGTGGCCATCCTGGGACTGTGGGTGTTACTCTCGCCGTTCGTGCTCGCGTACGGGACCGATACCGGTGGCGCCTCCTGGAGCACCATCGTCTCGGGTGCCCTGACGGCGCTGCTCGCTGGGTACGTCGCCTACGCTGGGGGCCGCACGCCGACCGGCGCTGGAGCGGACGCGGCCGACGGTGCCCGGTGA
- a CDS encoding TIGR03557 family F420-dependent LLM class oxidoreductase has product MKWVTMTQFGYTLSSEEQGPDRLVDLAVAAEEAGFDFVSISDHFHPWISAQGESPFVWSTLGAIARETEEIEIGVGVTCPIVRIHPVNVAQAVATVQELADGRFTFGVGTGENLNEHVVGERWPEHSVRLEMLDEAIHVMRELWTGEPISFHGEHFTVEDARLYTVPDEDPDVVVSAFGPKTARMAAAEGDGLWTVGPQEEVIEAYEDAGGDGPTYTQLDVCYADSEEEAVDTVYEMWPNGALPGELSQALPSPAHFEQATQMVEKEDIAEGSTVTDPDPDAHVDSLEEAVEAGFDHVYVHQIGDEEERAIEFYAETVLPEVR; this is encoded by the coding sequence GTGAAATGGGTGACTATGACCCAGTTCGGGTACACGCTCTCGAGCGAGGAACAGGGCCCCGACCGACTCGTCGACCTCGCGGTCGCCGCCGAGGAGGCCGGCTTCGACTTCGTCTCCATCTCGGATCACTTCCACCCCTGGATTAGCGCCCAGGGCGAGTCCCCGTTCGTCTGGAGCACGCTCGGCGCGATCGCCCGCGAAACCGAGGAGATCGAAATTGGCGTCGGCGTCACCTGTCCCATCGTCCGCATCCACCCGGTCAACGTCGCCCAGGCCGTCGCGACGGTCCAGGAACTGGCCGACGGCCGGTTCACCTTCGGGGTCGGAACCGGCGAGAACCTGAACGAGCACGTCGTCGGCGAGCGCTGGCCCGAGCACTCGGTTCGCCTCGAGATGCTCGACGAGGCCATCCACGTCATGCGCGAACTCTGGACGGGCGAGCCGATAAGCTTCCACGGGGAGCACTTCACGGTCGAGGACGCGAGGCTCTACACCGTGCCCGACGAGGACCCCGACGTGGTGGTCTCGGCGTTCGGTCCAAAAACTGCCAGGATGGCCGCCGCGGAAGGTGATGGCCTCTGGACCGTCGGCCCGCAGGAGGAGGTCATCGAGGCCTACGAGGACGCCGGCGGAGACGGACCGACCTACACCCAGCTCGACGTCTGTTACGCCGACAGCGAGGAGGAGGCGGTCGACACGGTGTACGAAATGTGGCCGAACGGCGCGCTCCCGGGCGAGTTGAGCCAGGCGCTTCCGAGTCCAGCCCACTTCGAGCAGGCCACCCAGATGGTCGAGAAGGAGGACATCGCGGAGGGATCGACGGTGACCGATCCCGATCCCGACGCACACGTCGACTCGCTCGAGGAGGCGGTGGAGGCCGGATTCGACCACGTCTACGTCCACCAGATCGGCGACGAGGAAGAGCGCGCGATCGAGTTCTACGCGGAGACGGTGCTGCCGGAAGTCAGGTAG
- a CDS encoding sugar ABC transporter permease, whose protein sequence is MTMLESIRRKLARDVRTAIDKPAEFRADVEYTIEGVKRGTISPRDVLIPALSTLATLVFVFVLLIPIYWVLMIALQGDGATLYSTDSAGLIPQDFSPEAFVWVVGDLFIPGAIVRIAVPFTDVVYYFEWPRIVFLDASNYVDTTSDFPRYFWNSLYIGVATVVIAMSLIVPASYAFSRREFAGRMKLLYGYILFTQIGGGLGIAALIALYTIFSSTGLTNNKLVLAVYYAAMAVPFNTWLLKTYMDSIPVSYEEAAIMDGASPFRVAWEIVLPLAKPGLATIFIFIFLTGWMEFIVAQLVLRPENYTLPVGLFSLVDTYTVPWGRFSAFALVYASPIVFVYMFAQRYIESGLSFGGVSG, encoded by the coding sequence ATGACGATGCTCGAAAGCATTCGCCGAAAACTCGCACGCGACGTACGCACGGCAATCGACAAACCAGCCGAATTCCGGGCCGATGTGGAGTACACGATCGAGGGGGTCAAGCGGGGAACGATCTCGCCGCGGGACGTGTTGATTCCCGCCCTCTCGACGCTCGCAACGCTCGTCTTCGTCTTCGTGCTGTTGATCCCCATCTACTGGGTGCTCATGATCGCCCTGCAGGGAGACGGTGCCACGCTGTACTCCACCGATAGCGCGGGCCTGATCCCCCAGGACTTCAGCCCGGAGGCGTTCGTCTGGGTCGTCGGCGATCTGTTCATTCCCGGCGCAATCGTCCGGATCGCCGTTCCCTTCACCGACGTCGTGTACTACTTCGAGTGGCCACGAATCGTCTTCCTCGACGCGAGCAACTACGTCGACACGACGTCTGACTTCCCCAGGTACTTCTGGAACAGCCTGTACATCGGCGTCGCCACTGTCGTGATCGCCATGTCGCTCATCGTTCCAGCGTCGTACGCGTTCTCCCGCCGGGAGTTCGCGGGCCGGATGAAACTGCTCTACGGCTACATTCTGTTCACCCAGATCGGCGGTGGCCTCGGCATCGCGGCGCTGATCGCCCTGTACACGATCTTCTCGAGCACCGGGCTCACCAACAACAAACTCGTGCTGGCGGTCTACTACGCGGCGATGGCCGTACCGTTCAACACCTGGCTGTTGAAGACGTACATGGACTCGATCCCGGTCTCCTACGAGGAGGCGGCGATCATGGACGGGGCCTCCCCGTTCCGCGTCGCCTGGGAGATCGTCCTGCCGCTGGCGAAGCCGGGGCTGGCGACGATCTTCATCTTCATCTTCCTCACCGGGTGGATGGAGTTCATCGTCGCCCAGCTGGTGTTGCGCCCCGAGAACTACACGCTCCCCGTCGGGCTGTTTAGCCTGGTCGACACCTACACGGTGCCGTGGGGGCGGTTCTCGGCGTTCGCACTGGTGTACGCCTCGCCCATCGTCTTCGTCTACATGTTCGCTCAGCGCTACATCGAGAGCGGGCTCTCCTTCGGCGGCGTCTCGGGGTAG
- a CDS encoding carbohydrate ABC transporter permease: MSLSSVGARSRDGYRAIVPESTQEWISENSALLLVLPGLFFFSLFMFFPLLFTIYLSFTDAEPATVFQDGPGGITGFFGLRGVENFVGLENYVSVLSDPAFWNSLGITWLFVAISVTLKVAFGLFLAMLVTSDRVRGKRYLRSIIIIPWALPPIFTITIWRGVFSSARFGLANQAIAVFGMAPKSWFNDRWLAFGTYLLTEMWLAYPFMVIITVSALQAVPDDLIDAAKVDGAGFVHRFLNVTVPSIKRPVMFAAILTAAASFTQFLIPYVFNRGGPGRANELIILYGYREAFTFDAYGAGAAIMMTAVVFIGIFMLAAVWKGQLAEGVN, from the coding sequence ATGAGCCTTTCCTCAGTCGGAGCGCGCTCACGGGACGGATACCGTGCGATAGTACCGGAGTCGACGCAGGAGTGGATCAGTGAAAACAGCGCGTTGCTCCTGGTCTTACCGGGCCTGTTTTTCTTCTCGCTGTTCATGTTCTTCCCGCTTCTGTTTACAATCTACCTCTCCTTTACGGACGCCGAACCGGCGACTGTCTTCCAGGACGGCCCCGGCGGAATAACCGGCTTCTTCGGCCTGCGTGGGGTGGAGAACTTCGTCGGTCTGGAAAATTACGTGTCAGTTCTGTCCGATCCTGCGTTCTGGAACTCGCTCGGAATCACGTGGCTGTTCGTCGCGATAAGCGTCACACTCAAAGTGGCGTTCGGACTGTTCCTCGCGATGCTCGTGACGAGCGACCGCGTCCGCGGGAAGCGGTATCTCCGGTCGATCATCATCATCCCGTGGGCGCTCCCGCCGATTTTCACGATCACGATCTGGAGGGGCGTATTCAGTTCGGCCCGATTCGGCCTGGCGAACCAGGCGATTGCCGTCTTCGGCATGGCGCCGAAATCGTGGTTCAACGACCGATGGCTCGCGTTCGGGACCTACCTGCTGACCGAGATGTGGCTGGCGTATCCCTTCATGGTCATCATCACCGTGAGCGCACTCCAGGCCGTCCCGGACGATCTGATCGACGCCGCGAAGGTCGACGGCGCCGGCTTCGTTCACCGGTTCCTGAACGTGACCGTGCCGTCGATCAAACGGCCCGTGATGTTCGCGGCGATCCTGACCGCTGCGGCGTCGTTCACCCAGTTCCTGATTCCCTACGTGTTCAACCGGGGCGGACCGGGTCGAGCGAACGAACTCATCATCCTGTACGGCTACCGTGAAGCGTTCACGTTCGACGCCTACGGGGCCGGGGCCGCGATCATGATGACCGCCGTCGTCTTCATCGGCATCTTCATGCTCGCCGCGGTCTGGAAGGGACAGCTGGCGGAGGGGGTGAACTAA
- a CDS encoding extracellular solute-binding protein, with translation MDRRTLVKYLAGASAAGALAGCISTEDPSGNGDGNGNGDGDGNGNGNGNGEYEDDEDWPTVEPEGVSGEAELWHDLSEGEQDSFDSYIEEFNDSYDITISPEAVSELEDQTTASIPAGDGPELFVWAHDWVGKYYENGFLSDQSDNLNIDPEEYFGENANSARYDGATLGLPFAAETVALVYNKEYVDEAPETFEEVLEVAEEYHAPEDNTYGFTWPMDAYHVSAFPHGFGGYYYDEESGELGLTNDETIAGFQYVIDNVWDYMPADPGGEAQQSVFIEGNSPFLITGPWNLGNFEDNDLDYGIAPWPEVEGNEPSPFTGVQLFYFAAAMDEDQERADSAIGFAEWYTTNTSLIAEQADKHGFIPVHNAFADDGEESGELSENLQGFSAAVNQGNPMPTAADFQAVWEPLETEWFEALNGNKSVEDAMADAESQIQDAWN, from the coding sequence ATGGACAGGAGAACGCTGGTGAAGTATCTCGCGGGTGCCTCGGCGGCAGGCGCTCTCGCAGGATGTATCAGTACCGAAGACCCCAGCGGCAACGGTGATGGGAACGGGAACGGGGACGGGGACGGCAATGGAAACGGCAACGGCAACGGCGAGTACGAGGACGACGAGGACTGGCCGACCGTCGAACCCGAAGGCGTCTCCGGCGAGGCCGAACTCTGGCACGACCTCAGCGAAGGTGAGCAGGACTCCTTCGACTCGTACATCGAGGAGTTCAACGACAGCTACGACATCACGATCAGCCCGGAAGCGGTGTCGGAACTCGAGGACCAGACGACGGCGTCGATTCCCGCCGGCGACGGTCCCGAACTGTTCGTCTGGGCTCACGACTGGGTCGGCAAGTACTACGAAAACGGCTTCCTGAGCGACCAGAGCGACAACCTCAACATCGATCCCGAGGAGTACTTCGGGGAGAACGCGAACTCGGCGCGCTACGACGGCGCGACCCTCGGCCTGCCATTCGCAGCCGAAACCGTCGCTCTCGTCTACAACAAGGAGTACGTCGACGAGGCGCCCGAGACGTTCGAGGAAGTGCTCGAGGTCGCCGAAGAGTACCACGCACCCGAGGACAACACCTACGGCTTCACCTGGCCGATGGACGCCTACCACGTCAGCGCGTTCCCGCACGGCTTCGGTGGCTACTACTACGACGAGGAGTCGGGTGAACTCGGACTCACGAACGACGAGACCATCGCTGGCTTCCAGTACGTCATCGACAACGTCTGGGACTACATGCCGGCCGACCCCGGCGGAGAGGCCCAGCAGTCGGTGTTCATCGAGGGCAACTCGCCGTTCCTCATCACCGGCCCGTGGAACCTCGGAAACTTCGAGGACAACGACCTCGACTACGGCATCGCACCATGGCCCGAGGTCGAGGGCAACGAGCCCAGCCCGTTCACGGGCGTCCAGCTGTTCTACTTCGCCGCCGCAATGGACGAAGACCAGGAGCGAGCCGACTCGGCGATCGGGTTCGCGGAGTGGTACACGACCAACACGAGCCTGATCGCCGAACAGGCGGACAAACACGGGTTCATCCCAGTCCACAACGCCTTCGCGGACGACGGCGAGGAATCCGGTGAACTGTCCGAAAATCTGCAGGGCTTCTCCGCGGCCGTCAACCAGGGCAACCCGATGCCGACCGCCGCCGACTTCCAGGCCGTCTGGGAACCGCTCGAGACCGAGTGGTTCGAGGCCCTCAACGGCAACAAGTCCGTCGAAGACGCGATGGCCGACGCCGAGAGTCAAATTCAGGACGCCTGGAACTGA